The following proteins come from a genomic window of Nostoc sp. ATCC 53789:
- a CDS encoding tetratricopeptide repeat protein, with translation MDWITLLRSLQSDFIKRLTSGCLLHCETEGQYSELTIISGERLKALREFCWLMAEKYKRVSPVRDVFISYLKGKLGEEVVKERLADFITEVDYEKRFGGDGNIDFTLTSDPSIGIEVKSRHGNIDRVRWSISSEEVEKNAVVVCILIQEDVSEAQSQYHLFLAGFLPTRMIKLKTGKISFGIDQLLYGGGLWCYLEQLQSSLNNSSRQQPSIYKYLPKQEILSKPTNNQLLKSFFQPEYNNNEDLNTLYAKLGDEYFEKGEYTNAIVNYSKALKVTSGDIDLYYKRGLTHYQIGDYEAAIADYSQAIQMNIQDAKSYNKRGLALSQLGRLEEAINDYTQAIRINPNVAVAYKNRAEARSHIGDNQGAIEDYTQAIKINPHYADAYKNRGIARYLLGSQPGFPQAIKINPKDAIAYKKRGNARSDLGDFEGAIEDYTQAIQINPNYADAYYNRGNAHSDLGDFERAIEDYTQAIQINYNYADAYYNRGNIRLEIADRQGAIEDFQKAADIYRKEGKLEALKDTRERILDLEIEESLDILKF, from the coding sequence ATGGACTGGATTACACTACTGCGATCGCTACAGTCTGATTTTATTAAAAGGTTAACATCTGGTTGTCTGCTTCATTGTGAAACCGAAGGTCAATATAGTGAATTAACTATAATCTCTGGAGAGAGATTAAAGGCACTGCGGGAATTTTGCTGGTTGATGGCTGAGAAATATAAGCGTGTTTCGCCAGTCCGTGACGTGTTTATTAGCTATCTTAAAGGGAAGTTGGGTGAGGAAGTTGTCAAGGAACGTTTAGCAGATTTTATTACCGAAGTCGATTATGAAAAGCGATTCGGCGGCGATGGCAATATAGATTTTACCTTGACTTCTGACCCATCTATTGGTATCGAGGTTAAATCTCGTCACGGTAATATTGATAGAGTTAGATGGTCAATCAGTTCTGAAGAAGTTGAAAAAAATGCAGTTGTAGTTTGCATTTTGATTCAAGAAGATGTAAGTGAAGCACAATCTCAGTATCACCTTTTTTTAGCTGGGTTTCTCCCAACCCGGATGATTAAGTTAAAGACTGGTAAAATTTCCTTTGGGATAGACCAGTTGTTGTATGGTGGAGGTTTATGGTGCTATCTAGAACAGTTACAATCTTCTCTAAATAATTCTTCTAGACAACAACCATCGATTTACAAATATCTTCCGAAGCAAGAAATTTTATCTAAGCCAACCAATAATCAGTTACTAAAATCTTTTTTTCAACCTGAATATAATAACAATGAAGATTTAAATACACTTTATGCAAAATTGGGAGATGAATATTTTGAAAAAGGAGAATATACAAATGCGATCGTTAACTATAGTAAAGCCTTAAAAGTTACATCTGGCGATATTGATTTATATTATAAACGAGGTTTGACTCACTATCAAATAGGTGATTACGAAGCTGCGATCGCAGATTATTCTCAGGCAATCCAGATGAATATTCAGGATGCTAAATCTTACAATAAACGAGGTTTGGCTCTGTCTCAACTAGGTCGATTAGAAGAAGCAATCAATGATTACACTCAGGCTATTAGAATTAACCCTAATGTTGCCGTAGCTTATAAAAACCGGGCTGAAGCTCGTTCTCATATAGGAGATAATCAAGGAGCAATTGAGGATTATACCCAGGCAATTAAAATTAATCCTCATTATGCTGATGCTTATAAAAACCGTGGGATTGCTCGTTATTTATTAGGTTCTCAACCGGGATTCCCTCAAGCAATCAAGATTAATCCAAAAGATGCCATAGCTTATAAAAAACGTGGTAATGCTCGTTCTGATTTAGGAGATTTTGAAGGAGCAATTGAAGATTATACACAGGCAATACAGATTAATCCTAATTATGCCGATGCCTATTATAACCGTGGTAATGCTCATTCTGACTTAGGAGATTTTGAGAGAGCAATTGAAGATTATACTCAAGCAATACAAATTAATTATAATTATGCCGATGCTTATTACAATCGTGGCAATATTCGTTTAGAAATAGCAGATAGACAGGGAGCAATTGAAGATTTTCAGAAAGCAGCAGACATATATCGTAAAGAAGGTAAGCTAGAAGCACTCAAAGATACACGAGAAAGAATATTAGATTTAGAAATAGAAGAATCATTAGATATTTTAAAATTCTAG